One Dehalococcoidia bacterium genomic window, ATCATTGATATCATGCCGCTTATCTTGTCATCAGCCTCAACCTCGTAGCTGGCAGCCACCGTACCCAGCGTGGATTCCAACCTCCCGCTCTCTTCACCAACCCTGACCATCTGCACCAGCA contains:
- a CDS encoding type II secretion system F family protein, which encodes LVQMVRVGEESGRLESTLGTVAASYEVEADDKISGMISMIEPAMTVGMALVVAFIALSVITPMYSMIGKLG